One window of the Rosa rugosa chromosome 3, drRosRugo1.1, whole genome shotgun sequence genome contains the following:
- the LOC133735881 gene encoding uncharacterized protein LOC133735881 isoform X1, with amino-acid sequence MLRQRKNMLQKRKNTVMIERKEKQNVGSECSPWQTPPEDIMEMILQFVDFADQRRLGQVSKSWRSIIFQTFMRSARRQLPWLILPEVQNCRTNKYLSFLTFPENKLSTGKAVKLKLPKQLKGGWIYGSSKGWLIIIKEKGLNSEMYLVNPISRAVHKLPPLRTIPSFKNFLKTRKWELLGANGFCLRVKMSTSDGFNSSSNFTVAAYFEDQKTLGLCRPGDQKWSVFPVLDGNQDDCLCDILFSSGRLYALVGSKKIDGSVAPTRALNFAFQDAEHLKLTLVYDKHEDYNDIPPYLTDYTPWLLESTNKEVLLIHQMHGDVLKTKNDGDEQINEINDGDHGLNNEGDEEDIGSVEGNNDDEGGGGGRDGDDDEVVNKNIRNVCHCSFRTYNIDQYNNNFYMIQSLGDQSLFLGNDGAFSLPASNIKELENNCIYFAMNMCHEVELEWLPKTYISDDFGIFYFDGQRTERPFQGMEISVKYQPSWFTPTL; translated from the coding sequence atGTTGCGGCAAAGGAAGAATATGCTGCAGAAAAGGAAGAATACAGTGATGATTGAGAGAAAGGAAAAGCAAAATGTTGGTAGTGAGTGTAGCCCTTGGCAGACACCACCAGAAGATATCATGGAGATGATTCTACAGTTTGTCGACTTTGCTGATCAAAGGAGGTTAGGTCAGGTCAGCAAGTCTTGGAGGTcaattattttccaaacattCATGCGTAGTGCTCGTCGTCAACTCCCATGGTTAATACTCCCTGAAGTCCAAAATTGCAGGACCAACAAGTACTTGAGCTTTCTCACCTTCCCTGAGAACAAACTTTCCACGGGCAAAGCTGTCAAGTTAAAGCTGCCTAAGCAACTTAAAGGCGGGTGGATATACGGATCTTCTAAAGGTTGGTTGATCATCATCAAGGAAAAAGGACTGAACTCTGAGATGTATCTAGTAAACCCAATTTCAAGAGCCGTACACAAACTTCCGCCCTTGAGAACAATTCCATCCTTCAAAAACTTTTTAAAAACCAGGAAATGGGAACTTTTGGGTGCCAATGGATTCTGTCTACGAGTTAAAATGTCTACCTCGGATGGTTTTAATTCTTCAAGCAACTTTACTGTAGCTGCATATTTCGAGGATCAGAAGACTTTAGGTTTGTGCAGACCAGGAGACCAAAAATGGAGTGTCTTCCCGGTATTAGATGGTAATCAAGATGACTGCCtctgtgatatattgttttCTTCTGGAAGGTTATATGCTTTAGTTGGGAGTAAAAAAATTGACGGCAGCGTCGCACCTACTCGCGCCTTAAACTTCGCATTTCAGGATGCTGAACACTTAAAGTTGACGTTGGTCTATGACAAGCATGAAGACTATAATGACATTCCTCCATATCTTACAGATTACACGCCATGGTTGTTAGAATCAACCAACAAGGAAGTTTTGTTAATCCATCAAATGCATGGTGATGTTTTGAAGACAAAAAATGATGGTGATGAACAAATCAACGAGATTAATGATGGCGATCACGGCCTAAATAATGAGGGTGATGAGGAAGACATTGGTAGTGTTGAAGGGAATAATGATGATGAAGGTGGTGGCGGTGGCCGTGAcggtgatgatgatgaagtaGTCAATAAGAATATTAGAAATGTATGTCATTGCAGTTTTAGAACATACAATATAGATCAATATAACAACAATTTTTATATGATACAATCCTTGGGTGACCAATCATTATTTCTTGGAAACGATGGTGCTTTCTCCCTTCCTGCTAGTAACATCAAGGAACTAGAAAATAATTGTATCTACTTTGCAATGAATATGTGCCATGAAGTGGAATTAGAATGGCTTCCAAAGACATATATATCTGATGACTTTGGCATATTCTACTTCGATGGTCAAAGAACTGAGAGGCCATTTCAAGGTATGGAAATATCAGTGAAGTATCAACCGAGTTGGTTCACTCCAACTCTATAG